A single genomic interval of Streptomyces sp. NBC_00663 harbors:
- a CDS encoding ADP-ribosylglycohydrolase family protein → MASIACIPSVPAPGNAAELRERGRGALLGLAVGDALGAPAENLKPSEIRARWGRITGYVAQHPSGTDDTEYAIFSGLLLARHGSALTPAHVEAAWHEWIADREEGPFRGAGFSERGTLENLRRGLAAPISAQHRHAWSDGLAMRAAPFGVYASGRPAEAARLAAIDGSVSHDGEGIYGGQAVAAGVAAAMAGATTVAVVASALAVIPDDSWTARSLRRAVAVAHRGEQAVRSAVVIGGYPWTDLAPEAVALAFGAYAAADGDFVEAVLTAVNMGRDADTTAAVAGALAGATRGASAIPADWAAAITPAQGTCLPSMAGHHVLDVADLLTPAEYVLAADGDELEGAR, encoded by the coding sequence ATGGCATCGATCGCCTGCATCCCCTCGGTCCCGGCACCCGGGAACGCCGCCGAACTCCGCGAACGGGGTCGAGGCGCCCTGCTGGGCCTGGCGGTAGGAGACGCCCTCGGCGCCCCCGCCGAAAACCTCAAACCCTCCGAGATCCGAGCCCGCTGGGGCCGCATCACGGGCTACGTGGCGCAGCACCCCTCCGGCACGGACGACACGGAGTACGCGATCTTCTCCGGCCTCCTCCTGGCCCGCCACGGCTCGGCCCTCACCCCGGCCCATGTCGAGGCGGCCTGGCACGAGTGGATCGCGGACCGCGAGGAGGGCCCGTTCCGGGGCGCGGGCTTCAGCGAACGAGGAACCCTGGAGAACCTGCGCCGAGGCCTCGCGGCCCCCATCTCCGCCCAGCACCGCCACGCCTGGAGCGACGGCCTGGCGATGCGCGCGGCCCCCTTCGGCGTCTACGCGTCGGGCCGCCCCGCCGAGGCGGCCCGCCTGGCGGCGATCGACGGCTCGGTGAGCCACGACGGCGAGGGCATCTACGGCGGCCAGGCGGTAGCGGCAGGAGTGGCGGCGGCGATGGCGGGCGCCACCACGGTCGCGGTGGTCGCCTCGGCCCTGGCGGTGATCCCGGACGACTCCTGGACGGCCCGCTCCCTGCGCCGCGCGGTGGCGGTGGCCCACCGAGGCGAACAAGCGGTCCGCTCCGCGGTCGTGATCGGCGGCTACCCCTGGACCGACCTCGCCCCCGAAGCCGTCGCCCTCGCCTTCGGCGCGTACGCGGCGGCGGACGGCGACTTCGTGGAGGCGGTACTGACGGCCGTCAACATGGGCCGCGACGCGGACACGACGGCGGCGGTGGCCGGCGCCCTGGCAGGCGCGACCCGGGGAGCCTCAGCGATCCCGGCGGACTGGGCAGCGGCCATCACCCCGGCACAGGGCACCTGCCTCCCCTCCATGGCAGGCCACCACGTCCTGGACGTGGCGGACCTGCTGACCCCGGCCGAGTACGTACTGGCAGCGGACGGCGACGAACTGGAGGGCGCGAGATGA
- a CDS encoding VIT1/CCC1 transporter family protein, whose translation MAIIETEAPLHAAHRDNHTHRDVNGGWLRPAVFGAMDGLVSNLALMTGVAGGAVGQQAIVLTGLAGLAAGAFSMAAGEYTSVASQRELVEAELDVERRELRKHPEDEEAELAALYAGRGVDPLLAREVARQLSRDPEQALEIHAREELGIDPGDLPSPLVAAVSSFGAFALGALLPVLPYLLGASALWPAVLVALVGLFACGAVVAKVTARTWWFSGLRQLALGGAAAGVTYALGSLFGTAVG comes from the coding sequence ATGGCCATCATCGAGACCGAGGCGCCACTGCACGCGGCGCACCGTGACAACCACACCCACCGTGATGTGAACGGGGGGTGGTTGCGGCCCGCCGTCTTCGGGGCCATGGACGGGCTGGTCTCCAACCTCGCCCTCATGACCGGTGTCGCTGGCGGGGCCGTGGGGCAGCAGGCCATCGTGCTCACCGGTCTCGCGGGGCTGGCCGCCGGAGCCTTCTCCATGGCCGCGGGTGAGTACACCTCCGTCGCCTCGCAGCGGGAGCTCGTCGAGGCCGAGCTGGATGTCGAGCGGCGGGAGCTGCGCAAGCACCCGGAGGACGAGGAGGCGGAGCTCGCCGCGTTGTACGCGGGCCGGGGGGTCGATCCCTTGCTCGCGCGGGAAGTCGCCAGGCAGTTGTCCCGTGATCCCGAGCAGGCTCTGGAGATCCACGCGCGGGAGGAGCTCGGGATCGACCCCGGGGATCTGCCCTCGCCGCTCGTCGCCGCCGTGTCGTCCTTCGGGGCTTTCGCGCTCGGCGCGCTGCTCCCCGTACTGCCTTATCTGCTGGGGGCGAGTGCGCTGTGGCCTGCGGTTCTCGTCGCGCTCGTCGGGCTCTTCGCATGCGGGGCGGTGGTGGCCAAGGTGACGGCGCGGACCTGGTGGTTCAGCGGACTGCGGCAGCTCGCTCTCGGTGGTGCGGCGGCCGGTGTGACGTACGCCCTGGGCAGCTTGTTCGGAACGGCCGTAGGATAG
- a CDS encoding ADP-ribosylglycohydrolase family protein, which yields MLRLTWVQPEDLLGHELRQAALDGREASVIAARWMAAGGQDAPLSAGASPHPPSRYLRLLAKDLLDELADLPSRLADQEPTDLAGIKALCPEWPGDSQPLDCGQSYPLGGPGPKKGGTPPTRAGETPRPQPPPPAAYEAAWLGRSIGCLLGKPVEKLPLDAIRQLAKSTGNWPLNTYFTARGVPPALLAAHPWNRRSAPTSLAENIDGMPEDDDLNYPLLNLLLLQRHGRRFTTTDVAALWLDELPAGRTFTAERIAYRNLLLGLEPPHTARHRNPFREWIGALIRADVHGWTNPGHPAAAAEQAHRDATLTHTANGVYAAMFTAATIATAATGTHDVHACLRTGLTVVPPGSRLAKAVRHAIRLAASTQDFDTVVDELHATHSPTHHWVHAIPNTALIAAALTHAGGDFTASVRNAVSGGWDTDSNGATAGSLAALLTGAPAALPDRWTTPLKNRLATSVGDFDGTGFDALAHLTHLEASRP from the coding sequence ATGCTCCGGCTGACCTGGGTCCAACCGGAGGACCTCCTGGGCCATGAACTCCGCCAGGCGGCACTGGACGGCCGTGAGGCTTCGGTGATCGCGGCGCGCTGGATGGCGGCAGGCGGCCAGGACGCCCCCCTCAGCGCAGGCGCCTCCCCCCACCCGCCGTCCCGCTACCTCCGCCTCCTGGCGAAGGACCTGCTGGACGAACTGGCGGACCTGCCCAGCAGGCTGGCCGACCAGGAACCCACGGACCTGGCAGGAATCAAGGCGCTCTGCCCAGAGTGGCCGGGCGACTCTCAGCCGCTTGACTGCGGGCAGTCGTACCCCTTGGGCGGCCCCGGCCCAAAGAAAGGCGGCACCCCGCCGACGCGGGCAGGCGAAACTCCCCGACCCCAGCCCCCACCCCCCGCAGCCTACGAAGCAGCGTGGCTGGGCCGCTCTATCGGCTGCCTCCTAGGCAAACCCGTAGAAAAGCTCCCCCTGGACGCCATCCGTCAACTGGCCAAGTCCACCGGCAACTGGCCCCTGAACACCTACTTCACCGCCCGAGGAGTCCCCCCAGCCCTCCTCGCCGCCCACCCTTGGAACCGCCGCTCAGCCCCCACCTCCCTCGCCGAGAACATCGACGGCATGCCCGAGGACGACGACCTCAACTACCCCCTCCTCAACCTCCTCCTGCTCCAACGCCACGGCAGACGGTTCACCACCACGGACGTGGCCGCCCTCTGGCTGGACGAACTCCCCGCAGGCCGCACCTTCACGGCCGAACGCATCGCCTACCGCAATCTCCTCCTCGGTCTGGAACCCCCGCACACCGCCCGCCACCGCAACCCCTTCCGCGAATGGATCGGCGCCCTCATCCGCGCCGACGTCCACGGCTGGACCAACCCCGGCCACCCGGCGGCCGCGGCGGAGCAGGCCCACCGGGACGCCACCCTCACCCACACCGCCAACGGCGTCTACGCGGCGATGTTCACGGCGGCGACGATCGCCACCGCGGCCACCGGCACCCACGACGTCCACGCCTGTCTGCGCACCGGCCTGACCGTCGTACCCCCCGGCTCCCGGCTGGCGAAGGCGGTCCGCCACGCGATCCGACTGGCCGCGTCCACACAGGACTTCGACACGGTCGTGGACGAACTCCACGCCACCCACTCCCCCACCCACCACTGGGTCCACGCGATCCCCAACACCGCCCTGATCGCCGCCGCCCTCACCCACGCCGGCGGCGACTTCACCGCCTCCGTCCGCAACGCGGTGAGCGGCGGTTGGGACACCGACTCCAACGGCGCGACAGCGGGCAGCCTCGCCGCCCTCCTCACCGGCGCCCCGGCCGCCCTCCCCGACCGCTGGACGACCCCGTTGAAGAACCGACTCGCCACGTCCGTGGGCGACTTCGACGGCACCGGCTTCGACGCCCTGGCCCACCTGACCCACCTGGAGGCTTCCCGCCCATGA
- a CDS encoding ADP-ribosylglycohydrolase family protein, with protein MPSPSPTHPDHPARPAFEDEAPSGPTGVQGAEPPGDGVEGAAPLGMGRVGAAGAKKATADTPTANPRRIEGLLLGLAAGDAAGWPAARHRAARMPDWTRRLTRELDTFAEQNATTTLPVPIALNQPPEPLRLGPSDDAEWAAFTAESLLRAGDDTALPDLSRDRRTRAAIDLTWTTLAGEVAAAANRAPEVESAVLPLRARISVRAGLGNLATGLRPPATGHDNPHYFDDAACVRACVLAVTHPGNPRLAADLAEFDARYTQDGDGVHGARAMAAALSLALTGADVHTCVSAALTELPESTEIGRNARHALDLAHTTPTAFALIPLLEHQIVDHVYSYGIAAAETVPVALALATAANGDITEAIPAAACLSRVADSAPALTGALTGALTGGTALPSSWRDACRTLSGCALPRLTGTDLVELAELLEATQPPPPGG; from the coding sequence CTGCCGTCCCCCTCCCCCACCCACCCAGATCATCCAGCCCGTCCGGCGTTTGAGGACGAGGCCCCTTCAGGGCCGACGGGGGTCCAGGGGGCGGAGCCCCCTGGGGACGGGGTCGAAGGGGCAGCGCCCCTGGGGATGGGACGGGTAGGGGCGGCGGGGGCGAAGAAAGCCACCGCCGACACCCCCACCGCAAACCCTCGCCGCATCGAGGGCCTCCTCCTCGGCCTGGCCGCAGGCGACGCCGCCGGCTGGCCCGCCGCCCGCCACAGAGCCGCCCGCATGCCCGACTGGACCCGCCGCCTCACCCGCGAACTCGACACCTTCGCCGAACAGAACGCCACCACCACCCTCCCCGTCCCCATCGCCCTCAACCAACCCCCCGAACCCCTCCGCCTCGGCCCCTCCGACGACGCCGAATGGGCGGCCTTCACCGCGGAGTCCCTCCTCCGCGCAGGCGACGACACCGCCCTCCCCGACCTCAGCCGCGACCGCCGTACAAGAGCAGCCATCGACCTCACCTGGACCACCCTCGCCGGCGAGGTGGCCGCCGCGGCGAACCGCGCCCCGGAAGTCGAGTCCGCCGTACTCCCCCTACGCGCCCGCATCTCGGTAAGAGCCGGCCTCGGCAACCTCGCCACCGGCCTGCGCCCACCCGCGACAGGCCACGACAACCCCCACTACTTCGACGACGCGGCCTGCGTCAGAGCCTGCGTCCTGGCCGTGACCCACCCCGGCAACCCCCGACTCGCCGCGGACCTGGCCGAGTTCGACGCCCGCTACACCCAGGACGGCGACGGAGTCCACGGCGCCCGAGCCATGGCCGCGGCCCTCTCCCTCGCCCTCACCGGCGCCGACGTCCACACCTGCGTCAGCGCCGCCCTCACCGAACTCCCGGAGTCCACCGAGATCGGCCGCAACGCCCGCCACGCCCTGGACCTCGCCCACACCACCCCCACTGCGTTCGCCCTGATCCCCCTCCTGGAACACCAGATCGTCGACCACGTCTACAGCTACGGCATCGCGGCCGCGGAAACCGTTCCGGTCGCCCTGGCCCTGGCCACCGCGGCGAACGGCGACATCACGGAAGCGATCCCCGCGGCCGCCTGTCTGTCCCGCGTCGCGGACTCGGCCCCCGCCCTGACCGGCGCCCTCACCGGAGCCCTCACCGGCGGCACCGCGCTCCCGTCCTCCTGGCGGGACGCCTGCCGCACCCTCTCCGGCTGCGCCCTCCCCCGCCTCACCGGCACCGACCTGGTGGAACTCGCCGAACTCCTGGAAGCCACGCAACCGCCCCCGCCAGGAGGATGA
- a CDS encoding ADP-ribosylglycohydrolase family protein, with product MPPKTPKPPQQNPSPTTPAPTPTPTPTPTLEDRITGALVGAAVGDALGGPVEGYSPDQILDRHAGRVHGIVGPWNGDAWRTARPIAPYHKGDGHVTDDTLMTHALVRVYAKVRDHLDAYAVADHLVPDLMTTPRWIPELEQEALPLHRIFLAEKWLVTRLHYGHADPREAGAGNIVNCGAAMYMAPVGLVNAADPRAAYAEALDIAGAHQSSYGREAAGVFAAAVAAACAPDATPDSVVTHCLALAKDGTRTAIEKVCEAATRHTTFESALAPLREAVAPYDTVGPDYRSPSLGARRPSRLHSIEELPIALGMLIVAAGDYRDAVLGAVNYGRDCDSIATMAGAIAGALGSPAPDDWSKTVSEASRLDLWEPATTLTQVTREIHDRDIHRRRAHEAAFTEIGGLRCSG from the coding sequence ATGCCTCCCAAGACACCCAAACCCCCACAACAAAACCCTTCACCGACCACCCCCGCACCCACCCCCACCCCCACCCCCACACCCACCCTTGAGGACCGCATCACCGGCGCCCTGGTGGGCGCCGCGGTGGGCGACGCCCTGGGCGGCCCGGTGGAGGGCTACTCCCCCGACCAGATCCTCGACCGCCACGCCGGCCGCGTCCACGGCATCGTCGGCCCCTGGAACGGCGACGCCTGGCGCACGGCCCGCCCGATCGCCCCGTACCACAAGGGCGACGGCCACGTCACCGACGACACCTTGATGACGCACGCCCTGGTCAGGGTCTACGCCAAGGTCCGCGACCACCTCGACGCCTACGCGGTCGCCGACCACCTGGTCCCCGACCTGATGACAACTCCCCGCTGGATCCCGGAACTCGAACAGGAGGCCCTCCCCCTCCACCGGATCTTCCTGGCGGAGAAATGGCTGGTGACCCGCCTCCATTACGGCCATGCCGACCCCCGGGAGGCGGGCGCGGGGAACATCGTCAACTGCGGCGCGGCGATGTACATGGCCCCGGTGGGCCTGGTCAACGCGGCCGACCCGAGGGCCGCCTACGCCGAGGCGCTGGACATCGCGGGCGCCCACCAGTCGTCGTACGGCCGCGAGGCGGCGGGGGTCTTCGCGGCGGCCGTGGCGGCAGCCTGCGCACCGGACGCGACCCCGGACAGCGTCGTGACCCACTGCCTCGCCCTGGCGAAGGACGGCACGAGGACGGCGATCGAGAAGGTCTGCGAAGCAGCGACCCGGCACACCACCTTCGAGTCGGCCCTGGCCCCCCTGCGCGAGGCGGTGGCCCCCTACGACACGGTGGGCCCCGACTACCGCAGCCCCTCTCTCGGCGCCCGCCGTCCGTCCCGCCTCCACTCGATCGAGGAACTCCCCATCGCCCTGGGCATGTTGATCGTGGCCGCGGGCGACTACCGCGACGCGGTCCTGGGCGCCGTGAACTACGGCCGCGACTGCGACTCCATCGCGACGATGGCCGGCGCGATCGCGGGCGCCCTGGGCTCCCCGGCGCCGGACGACTGGTCCAAGACGGTCTCGGAGGCCAGCCGCCTGGACCTCTGGGAACCGGCGACGACGCTCACTCAGGTGACCCGTGAGATCCACGACCGGGACATCCACCGCCGCCGCGCCCACGAGGCCGCGTTCACGGAGATCGGAGGCCTGAGATGCTCCGGCTGA
- the gltB gene encoding glutamate synthase large subunit — MRTPRQPSQHSANGQKWSFMDARPAAQGMYDPRNEKDACGVGFVATLTGEASHALVEQALTVLRNLEHRGATGSEPDSGDGAGILTQVPDAFFREVAGFELPEAGGYAVGIAFLPEDGTADAVSKIETIAGEEGLTVLGWREVPVAPELLGATARSTMPVFREIFVADGASTGIDLDRKAFVLRKRAEREVDVYFPSLSARTIVHKGMLTTGQLEPFFPDLSDRRFASAVALVHSRFSTNTFPSWPLAHPYRFVAHNGEINTVKGNRNWMVARESQLVSDLFGTDDKALDRVFPVCTPDASDSASFDEVLELLHLGGRSLPHSVLMMIPEAWENHDSMDPARRAFYQFHATMMEPWDGPACVTFTDGVQVGAVLDRNGLRPGRYWVTDDGLVVLGSEVGVLDIDPAKVVRKGRLQPGKMFLVDTAEHRIIEDDEIKAALAAEQPYAEWLEAGEIELSDLPEREHIVHTHASVTRRQQTFGYTEEELRVLIAPMAKAGAEPIGSMGTDSPIAALSERPRLLFDYFTQLFAQVTNPPLDAIREELVTSLRSSLGPQGNLLDPTAASCRTVTLPFPVIDNDELAKLIHINADGDMPGFKAATLSGLYRVSGGGDSLAARIEEICAEADAAIENGARLIVLSDRHSDAEHAPIPSLLLTAAVHHHLIRTKQRTEVGLLVEAGDVREVHHVALLIGFGAAAVNPYLAMESVEDLVRAGTFLSDIEAEQAIRNLIYALGKGVLKVMSKMGISTVASYRGAQVFEAVGLEESFVAKYFNGTASKIGGVGIDVIAKEVAARHAKAYPASGIAPAHRALDIGGEYQWRREGEPHLFDPETVFRLQHSTRANRYDIFKKYTDRVNEQSERLMTLRGLFGFKSDRPSISIDEVEPVSEIVKRFSTGAMSYGSISREAHETLAIAMNQLGGKSNTGEGGEDADRLYDPARRSSIKQVASGRFGVTSEYLVNADDIQIKMAQGAKPGEGGQLPGHKVYPWVAKTRHSTPGVGLISPPPHHDIYSIEDLAQLIHDLKNANPQARIHVKLVSEVGVGTVAAGVSKAHADVVLISGHDGGTGASPLTSLKHAGGPWELGLAETQQTLLLNGLRDRIVVQTDGQLKTGRDVVIAALLGAEEFGFATAPLVVSGCVMMRVCHLDTCPVGIATQNPVLRDRFTGKAEYIVNFFKFIAEEVREILAELGFRTIEEAVGHAESLDVTRAVNHWKAQGLDLAPLFYVPELPEGAALHQVIEQDHGLEKALDNELIKLAADALAADSATDAQPVRAQVAIRNINRTVGTMLGHEVTKKFGGAGLPEDTIDITFTGSAGQSFGAFLPRGITLRLEGDANDYVGKGLSGGRVIVRPDRGADHLAEYSTIAGNTIAYGATGGELFLRGRTGERFCVRNSGATVVAEGVGDHGCEYMTGGHAVVLGETGRNFAAGMSGGVAYVIDLAKDNVNVGNVNAVEALDDTDKQWLHDVVRRHQEETGSTVAEKLLAEWDTAVERFSKIIPSTYKAVLAAKAAAEQAGLSESEITEKMMEAATNG; from the coding sequence ATGCGTACGCCGCGCCAGCCGTCCCAGCATTCCGCGAATGGCCAGAAGTGGTCCTTCATGGATGCTCGCCCTGCTGCGCAGGGTATGTACGACCCCCGCAACGAAAAGGACGCCTGTGGCGTCGGTTTCGTGGCCACCCTCACCGGCGAGGCGAGCCATGCGCTGGTCGAGCAGGCGCTCACGGTTCTGCGCAACCTGGAGCACCGCGGTGCCACCGGCTCCGAGCCCGACTCGGGTGACGGCGCGGGCATCCTGACCCAGGTTCCGGACGCCTTCTTCCGTGAGGTCGCCGGATTCGAGCTGCCCGAGGCCGGTGGTTACGCCGTCGGTATCGCCTTCCTGCCCGAGGACGGGACCGCGGACGCCGTCTCGAAGATCGAGACGATCGCCGGCGAAGAGGGCCTCACCGTCCTCGGCTGGCGTGAGGTTCCGGTCGCGCCCGAGCTGCTCGGTGCCACCGCCCGTTCGACCATGCCCGTCTTCCGCGAGATCTTCGTCGCCGACGGGGCCAGCACCGGTATCGACCTCGACCGCAAGGCCTTCGTGCTGCGCAAGCGCGCCGAGCGCGAGGTCGACGTCTACTTCCCGTCGCTGTCCGCGCGGACCATCGTCCACAAGGGCATGCTGACCACCGGCCAGCTGGAGCCCTTCTTCCCGGACCTGTCCGACCGCCGCTTCGCCTCGGCCGTCGCCCTCGTCCACTCGCGCTTCTCCACGAACACCTTCCCGTCGTGGCCGCTCGCGCACCCCTACCGCTTCGTCGCGCACAACGGTGAGATCAACACCGTCAAGGGCAACCGCAACTGGATGGTGGCCCGCGAGTCGCAGCTCGTCTCCGACCTGTTCGGGACGGACGACAAGGCGCTCGACCGCGTCTTCCCCGTCTGTACGCCGGACGCCTCCGACTCGGCGTCCTTCGACGAGGTGCTCGAACTCCTCCACCTCGGTGGCCGTTCGCTGCCGCACTCCGTGCTGATGATGATCCCGGAGGCGTGGGAGAACCACGACTCCATGGACCCGGCCCGGCGCGCCTTCTACCAGTTCCACGCCACGATGATGGAGCCCTGGGACGGCCCGGCCTGTGTCACCTTCACCGACGGCGTCCAGGTGGGTGCGGTCCTGGACCGCAACGGTCTGCGCCCCGGCCGCTACTGGGTCACCGACGACGGTCTCGTCGTGCTCGGTTCCGAGGTCGGCGTTCTCGACATCGACCCCGCCAAGGTCGTCCGCAAGGGCCGCCTCCAGCCCGGCAAGATGTTCCTCGTCGACACCGCCGAGCACCGCATCATCGAGGACGACGAGATCAAGGCCGCCCTCGCCGCCGAGCAGCCGTACGCGGAGTGGCTGGAGGCCGGCGAGATCGAGCTGTCCGACCTGCCCGAGCGCGAGCACATCGTGCACACGCACGCCTCGGTCACCCGCCGCCAGCAGACCTTCGGTTACACCGAGGAAGAGCTGCGCGTCCTCATCGCGCCGATGGCCAAGGCCGGTGCCGAGCCCATCGGTTCGATGGGTACGGACTCGCCGATCGCCGCTCTCTCCGAGCGTCCGCGGCTGCTCTTCGACTACTTCACCCAGCTGTTCGCGCAGGTCACCAACCCGCCGCTGGATGCCATCCGTGAAGAGCTCGTCACCTCGCTGCGTTCGTCCCTCGGTCCGCAGGGCAACCTGCTCGACCCGACGGCCGCTTCCTGCCGTACGGTCACCCTGCCCTTCCCGGTGATCGACAACGACGAGCTGGCCAAGCTCATCCACATCAACGCCGACGGCGACATGCCCGGCTTCAAGGCCGCGACGCTGTCCGGTCTGTACCGGGTCTCCGGCGGCGGCGACTCCCTCGCCGCGCGCATCGAGGAGATCTGCGCCGAGGCGGACGCCGCGATCGAGAACGGCGCCCGGCTGATCGTCCTGTCGGACCGCCACTCCGACGCCGAGCACGCGCCGATCCCGTCGCTGCTGCTCACCGCGGCCGTCCACCACCACCTCATCCGCACCAAGCAGCGCACCGAGGTGGGCCTGCTGGTCGAGGCCGGTGACGTCCGCGAGGTCCACCACGTCGCCCTGCTGATCGGCTTCGGCGCCGCGGCGGTCAACCCGTACCTGGCGATGGAGTCCGTCGAGGACCTCGTCCGCGCGGGCACCTTCCTCTCCGACATCGAGGCCGAGCAGGCCATCCGCAACCTGATCTACGCCCTGGGCAAGGGCGTGCTGAAGGTCATGTCGAAGATGGGCATCTCGACGGTCGCCTCCTACCGCGGCGCCCAGGTCTTCGAGGCCGTCGGCCTGGAGGAGTCCTTCGTCGCGAAGTACTTCAACGGCACCGCCTCCAAGATCGGCGGCGTCGGCATCGACGTCATCGCCAAGGAGGTCGCCGCCCGGCACGCGAAGGCGTACCCGGCGTCCGGCATCGCGCCGGCCCACCGTGCGCTGGACATAGGCGGCGAGTACCAGTGGCGCCGTGAGGGCGAGCCCCACCTGTTCGACCCGGAGACGGTCTTCCGCCTCCAGCACTCGACGCGCGCCAACCGCTACGACATCTTCAAGAAGTACACGGACCGCGTGAACGAGCAGTCCGAGCGGCTGATGACGCTCCGTGGGCTCTTCGGCTTCAAGTCGGACCGTCCCTCGATCTCCATCGACGAGGTCGAGCCCGTCTCCGAGATCGTCAAGCGCTTCTCGACCGGTGCCATGTCCTACGGCTCCATCTCGCGCGAGGCCCACGAGACCCTCGCCATCGCGATGAACCAGCTGGGCGGCAAGTCCAACACCGGTGAGGGCGGCGAGGACGCGGACCGGCTGTACGACCCGGCGCGGCGGTCCAGCATCAAGCAGGTCGCCTCCGGCCGCTTCGGTGTGACCTCCGAGTACCTGGTCAACGCGGACGACATCCAGATCAAGATGGCCCAGGGCGCCAAGCCCGGCGAGGGCGGCCAGCTGCCCGGCCACAAGGTCTACCCGTGGGTCGCCAAGACCCGTCACTCCACCCCGGGTGTCGGTCTGATCTCCCCGCCGCCGCACCACGACATCTACTCCATCGAGGACCTGGCCCAGCTGATCCACGACCTGAAGAACGCGAACCCGCAGGCGCGGATTCACGTGAAGCTGGTCTCCGAGGTCGGCGTCGGCACGGTCGCCGCGGGTGTCTCCAAGGCGCACGCGGACGTCGTGCTCATCTCGGGCCACGACGGTGGCACGGGTGCCTCGCCGCTGACCTCGCTCAAGCACGCCGGTGGTCCCTGGGAGCTCGGTCTCGCCGAGACCCAGCAGACCCTGCTGCTCAACGGCCTGCGTGACCGCATCGTCGTGCAGACCGACGGCCAGCTGAAGACCGGCCGTGACGTCGTCATCGCCGCGCTGCTCGGCGCCGAGGAGTTCGGTTTCGCGACCGCGCCGCTCGTCGTCTCCGGCTGCGTCATGATGCGCGTCTGCCACCTGGACACCTGCCCGGTCGGCATCGCCACCCAGAACCCGGTGCTCCGCGACCGGTTCACGGGCAAGGCCGAGTACATCGTGAACTTCTTCAAGTTCATCGCCGAAGAGGTCCGCGAGATCCTCGCCGAGCTGGGCTTCCGCACCATCGAGGAGGCCGTCGGCCACGCCGAGAGCCTCGACGTGACCCGCGCCGTCAACCACTGGAAGGCACAGGGCCTGGACCTGGCCCCGCTCTTCTACGTGCCCGAGCTGCCCGAGGGCGCCGCGCTGCACCAGGTCATCGAGCAGGACCACGGCCTGGAGAAGGCGCTCGACAACGAGCTCATCAAGCTCGCCGCCGACGCGCTGGCCGCCGACTCGGCGACCGACGCCCAGCCGGTGCGCGCCCAGGTCGCGATCCGCAACATCAACCGCACGGTCGGCACCATGCTCGGCCACGAGGTGACGAAGAAGTTCGGCGGTGCGGGCCTGCCCGAGGACACCATCGACATCACCTTCACCGGCTCCGCGGGCCAGTCCTTCGGCGCCTTCCTCCCGCGCGGCATCACGCTGCGCCTGGAGGGCGACGCCAACGACTACGTCGGCAAGGGCCTCTCCGGCGGCCGGGTGATCGTCCGTCCCGACCGGGGCGCCGACCACCTCGCCGAGTACTCGACGATCGCGGGCAACACGATCGCCTACGGTGCGACCGGCGGCGAGCTCTTCCTGCGCGGCCGTACCGGCGAGCGGTTCTGTGTCCGCAACTCCGGTGCCACGGTCGTCGCGGAGGGCGTGGGCGACCACGGCTGCGAGTACATGACCGGTGGTCACGCGGTGGTCCTCGGTGAGACGGGCCGTAACTTCGCGGCCGGCATGTCCGGTGGCGTCGCGTACGTCATCGACCTCGCCAAGGACAACGTCAACGTCGGCAACGTGAACGCCGTCGAGGCGCTCGACGACACCGACAAGCAGTGGCTGCACGACGTGGTGCGCCGCCACCAGGAGGAGACCGGCTCCACGGTCGCCGAGAAGCTCCTGGCCGAGTGGGACACCGCGGTCGAGCGCTTCAGCAAGATCATCCCCAGCACGTACAAGGCTGTGCTCGCCGCCAAGGCCGCCGCCGAGCAGGCCGGACTCTCCGAGTCCGAGATCACCGAGAAGATGATGGAGGCGGCGACCAATGGCTGA